The window GTCGGAGATTACGTGTTCGACGTGCAAGGCTTTCCCAGTCCCCTGGCCTTGGGGCGGCCCCTCCGGGATGGTGCGTGGTCCCCGGAAACCGTACGCGACGCGGCAGCGCTCATGGCTTCGTATTCTCCCAAGGCCGTTCGTTCGGGCGGCATGGTGGGCGTTGCCGTACGGCACAGGGACCAGGTGGCGGAGGTCCGCGTACATCCGAGCCGCGACACGGCGCTTGCCTGGAGCGAGCCGGGTACGGACGGACTCAAGGAATGGAAGATCGAACAAAGCGAAGCCCGATCGGGCCGCGCTCAGGATGCGGGCCGCGAATAGTCGGGCTTTCATCCCGGGAGCCGGACTCCCGGAGCGCTCCCACGCACTTCTGATACGCCATTGTCCTGAGGCCTTATATCAGGCATAGTTCCCAGACATATGACGCACGACATTATCTTTTTCATGTTGGCCGTGGTCCTGCTTTGGTTCGGTGCCAACTGGATTGTGAATTCGGCCTCGGCCATTGCCCGGACGCTGAATATTTCCGAGCTGGTTATCGGCCTGACCATCGTGGCCATGGGCACGTCCGCGCCCGAATTCCTGGTCACGGGAACCGCTGCGTTCAAGGGGCTGGAAGACATCTCCCTCTCCAACGTGGTGGGATCCAACATCTTTAACCTGGGATTCATCCTGGGACTGATGGCCATGATCAAGCCCATCCGCACCAATCCCACGCTGCTTTGGCGCGACGGTGGACTGCTTTTCGGCACCACGGTCCTGATTTTGTCCCTGGCCCTTACCGGTAATCTGGGACGTATTGCCGGGTTTGTTCTGCTGGGCATTCTGGTGACCTATCTGGTGTACCTGTTTTTTCGGGGCAGTCCGCTGGTGGTGGAGGATGACGACGTGGCGCGCAAGGCCCGTTGGTATGACTATCCCGTGCTGCTGGCCGGGTTTCTGGCCATTGCCCTGGGCGGGGATTTCATGGTGGAGTCCGCGTCGAGCATTGCCACCTCCCTGGGAGTCAGTTCCTGGGTCATCGGTGTGACTATCGTGGCCGCAGGCACGTCCCTGCCCGAGCTGGTGACCTGCTTGGCCGCATCGCTCAAAGGGCGGAACGACATGCTCCTGGGTAACCTGATCGGATCGGATTTCTTCAATTTCGCCGGAGTGCTGGGCCTGACCTGCGTGCTTCGCCCGTTGCGTGTTTCCGAGCAGGCGCTGCCCGGACTCATGCTTCTGGTGGGCATGGTCTTTTTGGTGTTGGTGCTCATCCGCACGGGCTGGCGGGTGCGCCGCTGGGAAGGAGCGCTGCTTATCGCCATCAACTTGGTGCGTTGGGGCAAGGACTTTATCGGGTAATCCTTCAGGTAAGGTATGGCCGGGTAGGGCAGGAAAAGGGAGGGCCGTGTTCGGCCCTCTTTTTTTTGCTAGGGACGGGCTTAGATCAGGCTCACCGGGCGTCCCAACTTTTCCGACAGCATCTGGGCCTCCCTGGTGGTGACCACGCTTTTGCCCACCGGGGCCAACGCCACCCGCGCCAGCTTGAGGTGCTGCCAGGCAAAGGGAATGCCGATGATGGTGATGGCCGTGACAATGGCGGAAAGCACATGGCCGATGGCCAGCCAGATGCCCGCCAGTACAAACCAGATGATATTTCCCACAAGGCCCAGATTGCCGGTACCCAGGTCGTCCCGGCCCATGAGGTCACGCCGCAGGACCACTGTCTTGCCAAAGGGAACCAGGGAGAAGTGGGCCAGAGTGACGCAGGAGCGCGCCCAGGGGATGCCCACGATGGTGATGAGCATGAGCAGGGCCGACAACAGCCAGCCCAAGGACATGAATAGACCGCCGAACAGAATCCAGATCAGGTTGCCAATGAAACTCACTTCGCCTCCTTAACAAGCTGTTGAACAACACTCTATCGCTGCGTTGCCTCAAATACATCAAATCCTCGTGTACAGAAAGCGTTCGTCGGCCGTAATGTTTTTTCGCGCCTTGCTCGCAGTCGTGACCGCATGATTGTCTTTGACC of the Paucidesulfovibrio gracilis DSM 16080 genome contains:
- a CDS encoding calcium/sodium antiporter, with amino-acid sequence MTHDIIFFMLAVVLLWFGANWIVNSASAIARTLNISELVIGLTIVAMGTSAPEFLVTGTAAFKGLEDISLSNVVGSNIFNLGFILGLMAMIKPIRTNPTLLWRDGGLLFGTTVLILSLALTGNLGRIAGFVLLGILVTYLVYLFFRGSPLVVEDDDVARKARWYDYPVLLAGFLAIALGGDFMVESASSIATSLGVSSWVIGVTIVAAGTSLPELVTCLAASLKGRNDMLLGNLIGSDFFNFAGVLGLTCVLRPLRVSEQALPGLMLLVGMVFLVLVLIRTGWRVRRWEGALLIAINLVRWGKDFIG
- a CDS encoding YccF domain-containing protein, whose protein sequence is MSFIGNLIWILFGGLFMSLGWLLSALLMLITIVGIPWARSCVTLAHFSLVPFGKTVVLRRDLMGRDDLGTGNLGLVGNIIWFVLAGIWLAIGHVLSAIVTAITIIGIPFAWQHLKLARVALAPVGKSVVTTREAQMLSEKLGRPVSLI